The stretch of DNA GTACCCACTCAGGGTTGGTGGTGGCGTTCAGACGACGGGTCATGCCCATGAAGCCCAGTGCATAGAGCGGCATGAACGCAACGAAGAAGCCCGAGATCCAGAACCAGAACGCTGCTTTACCCCAGCCTTCGTGCAGCTTGAAGCCGAACGCTTTCGGGAAGTAGAAGCCGAAACCTGCGATGTAGCCGAATACCGCGCCGCCGATGATCACGTTGTGGAAGTGCGCAATCACGAACAGGCTGTTGTGCAGAACGAAGTCAGCACCCGGAATGGCCAGCAGTACGCCGGTCATGCCGCCGATGGCGAAGGTCACCATGAAGCCCAGGGTCCACAGAACCTGGCTGGTGAAGCGCAGACGGCCCTGGTAGATGGTGAACAGCCAGTTGAATAGCTTCACACCCGTCGGGATGGAAATCAGCATCGTCGCCAGACCGAAGAAGGCGTTGACGCTGGCACCCGACCCCATGGTGAAGAAGTGGTGCAGCCAAACCATGAAGCCCAGTACCGAGATCGCGCCCGAAGCGTAGATCATCGAGTGGTGGCCGAACAGTTTCTTGCCGGTGAATGCCGAGATCACTTCCGAGAAGATGCCGAATGCCGGCAGGATCAGGATGTAAACCTCAGGGTGGCCCCACGCCCAGAACAGGTTGACGTACATCATTGGATTGCCACCAAGTTCATTGGTGAAAATGTGGAAATCCATGTAACGGTCAAGGGTCAGCAGTGCCAGGGTAGCGGTCAGGATCGGGAACGAAGCCACGATCAGAACGTTTGCCCAGGTGCAGGTCCAGGTGAAGATCGGCATGTCCATCAGTTTCATGCCAGGGGTACGCATTTTCAGCACGGTCGCGAGGAAGTTAACCCCCGTCAGCGTCGTACCTAACCCGGATAGCTGTAGCGCCCAGATGTAGTAGTCCATGCCCACGCCAGGGCTGTATTGCAGACCCGACAGCGGTGGATACGCAACCCAACCGGTCTTGGCGAATTCGCCGACGCCCAGGGACAGGTTGATCAGCACTACGCCGGACACCAGCAGCCAGAAGCTCAGGGAGTTCAGGAACGGGAACGCAACGTCACGCGCGCCGATCTGCAGCGGCACTGCAAGGTTCATCAGGCCGGTGAAGAATGGCATCGCCATGAAGATGATCATGATCACACCGTGAGCGGTGAAGATCTGGTCATAGTGTTCAGGTGGCAGGTAGCCAGGCGAACCCTCGGTGGCCATGGCCAACTGGGTACGCATCATGATGGCGTCGGCAAAACCGCGCAGCAGCATGACCATGGCGACGATGATGTACATCACGCCGATTTTCTTGTGGTCGACCGAGGTCAACCACTCGGTCCACAAGTAAGTCCACTTCTTGAAGTAGGTGATTGCAGCGAACAACGCCAGACCACCGAGCGCGATCATGGAGATGGTAATCATCACAATCGGTTCGTGGAACGGGATCGCTTCCCAACTTAATTTACCAAACATCGTTTACTCCTCTGCACCGGCAGCTGAATGCGAACTCGAGTCCACTTCCGTGGCCGCCACTTCTTTCTCTTTCTTCTCGTGCTTCAGCGGCTTGCCCGGCTTCATACCTTCGTACTTGTCGACGATGATCTGGAACTGGTTCGGCGTGACCGAGGAGTAGAGCTCGACTGGGTTGTTCTGGCTCGGCTTGGCAAGGGCTGCGTATTCAGCTTGATCAAGCTGTTTAGGTGACTTCTTGACTTCACTTACCCAGGCGTCGAAATCTTCCTGAGAAGTTGCGATCGCTTTGAATTTCATACCGGTGAAACCGGCACCGCTGTAGTTGGCTGAGATACCGTCCATTTCAGCGTTGCGGTCAGCGATCAGGTGCAGTTTGGTCTGCATGCCCGCCATCGCGTAGATCTGGCCGCCCAGGCCCGGGATGAAGAACGAGTTCATCACGGCGTCGGAGGTGATCTTGAAGTTGATTGGCGTGTGCGCCGGGAACACGATCTTGTTGACCGTGGCAATGCCTTGTTCCGGGTAGATGAACAGCCACTTCCAGTCCAGCGCGACCACTTCGATGGTCACTGGCTTGACGTCAGACTCGATCGGACGATACGGATCCAGCTTGTGGGTCGAAATGTAGGTGATGTAACCCAGGGCAATGATGATCAGGACCGGGATGGTCCAGACTGCCACTTCGATTTTGGTCGAGTGCGACCATTTCGGGGTGTAGACGGCATCCTTGTTGGACGCGCGGTACTTCCAGGCGAACAGGAAGGTCATGACGATAACCGGCACAACGACCAACAGCATCAGCAGCGTGGCGGTGATGATCAGGTTGCGCTGTTCCAGGCCGACCTGGCCCGTTGGATTGAGCAGGGTCATGTTGCAGCCTCCCAGCAACAACGTGCCGAGCAGCGGCACTAGGCCTAGTAATCTGGGGTACCTGTTTTTACTCATCTCACGACCTCTAAAGCAGCTTGCGCAATGCAGTTGGGTTTTGATCGCCAACACTTCACCCTGCCAAGGGTTGGCATTTTCTTTGGATTGAATAAGGGCCGCCCGTCGCGCGTCAGACGCTCGACAAAACCTGGGACGGCGGTCAGTTCTTATTCGAATTCGTGGTCAAAGGCCTTGTTACAGACCAATTCCATTTGGTGCGGAAAGTTGGAAGGCACCGACACCTGGGTGTCTTGAAAGCCTTTCGACTCACTCGACACCCGACTTCCTGCTCGCCTCCTTAATAAAGGCTGAACAGTGCCGGGAATTCAGTGCGGGCGATTGTAGATAGGTAGCGCCCTATACACCATGTCTTATCCCGAAATAATTTTTATCGCTCAGAGCAACAATCCATCACCGTTTTTGCAAAAGTTCCGCATGGTATCGAAATCAATTCTCAACAAAAACACCAAAAAATGTAGGTCTATCCACCTCAGTTCAGACAGCTCTGACAGCTTTTTGCCAACGCCGAATCGGCGCAAAGCCCGATATTCCAAGGCCTCTGGCCATCTGCCAGAGCTTGTTAAAACTGTCTGATCTGGCACACGTGTGCAAAACCAGAAAAATGCCGAAACAGACCAATCCTTTTTTGTAACAACGCAGCGATCCGTGTCGCCGAAATGCCCTGCGACAGGGCGCGTGTGACAACATGTCGCACACCTGTCGCACTCTCCATTGCCGTTCGTCACGGTGATTTCACAAACGCTCTGAAATGCAAAACGCCCCGATCGGCTGATCCGCAAATCGGGGCGTTTTCTGTATCGGCCAATCAGCCGAAGAGTTGATTCAGCGCAGTGCTTTTCGGTTACGCGAGGTCAGCAGAGGCACCAGGATCACCACCAGCACGAAGGCCACCAGTGCCCATTGCGCCAGCGAGAGACCGAGGATCGGCGGGTACGGTGTCGAGCAGAAACCGTCGACCTGGAAGCCCAGCGGGAAGATTTTCGCCAGCGGCAGGCCATCGACAATCGGCTGCAACACGTCGATGCCGCAGCTCACCGCCGGATAGAACTGGGTGTACACGTGGTGGCCGGCAACACCGGCGCCGGCGATCGCGCAGATCACCACCAGCACCTCGAACACGGTGATGCTGCGTCGGGTGCGCATGGCCGCGCCTATAAAGGCGAACAGTGCGATCAGCAGCAATGCATAACGCTGCAGGATGCACAGCGGGCATGGCGCCTCGCCCAGTACGATTTGCATATAAAGCGCGCCACCGATCAGCGCCAGACAGATGATCCCCAACAGCACCAGAAAGCGCCGCTCACGGCCCAACCGAATTGTTTCCTCGCTCATCGCGTTTCCCTTTTATGTCCATGGTTCAGCCGGCCGACGGCTGAAAGTTGTCGCAAGTCTACACCGGGGGAATAAACGATAAAGCGGTTAAGGATTCATTAATCCTTGGATTATGTTTCACAAATTCAGACCGCATAACGGCCTTCGCGAGCAAGCCCGCTTGTATGGTAGGACTTGAAGGGAGGAGGAGGGACAAGGCTCGATTCTGACTGTTAGCGCAGTACAGACCGTGGGAGATTTCACCCCTCCTCCTTTCACCCAAGCGCCGATAAAGAATGCATCTGGCCTAGACCGACGATAGGAACAAGCCTGCGCCTCTGGGTGAACCCTTCAAGCGTTCAAACCTTAGCCCGGAGGATTTCTCATGGCAATGCCCGTCGTTACCACTCAGTCGATTATCGGGGTTGATGTCGCCAAGGACGAACTGGTGATTTATCACGCCGAATCAGATCAGCTCGAGACAATCTCCAATACCAAAGCGGCGATCAAGAAATGGCTCAAAACCGCTGCCAAGCCAGTGGCAATCGCCATCGAAGCCACCAATATCTATCACCAGGAATTTGCTGATCTGGCGTATGCCGATGGTTGCGTGATCTATATGGTTGGCGGTTATGAGCTCAGCCATTACCGCAAAGGTGTGAACGTTCGCGCCAAAACTGATGCGCTGGATGCCCGATTACTGGCCCGTTATCTGACAAACGAAGGGGACCACTTACGCCCTTGGACACCGCCGTCGCCCTTGTATTGCCGGCTCATCAGTCTTTTCCGGCGTCGTGCGGCTCTGGTCCAGGCTCGTGTCAGCCTCAAGCAGAGCTGGGAGAATGAGCCATTGCTCAAAACCGCTTTCAAAAATCAGATAAACGCCATGCAAAGACTGGAAATCCTGCTGGAGAAAACGATCCTGGCGCAGATAGACGAAGCCGGTTTAGGCGCTCAGCTCAAGCGTTGCATGAAGGTAGAAGGCATCGGTACGTTGACCGGCGCCCGCTTGCTCGCATCCTTTCAGCGTGGGGACTTCAGGAATGCCGACGCTTTCATCGCCTTTCTAGGCCTGGATCTGCGCATATCGGACTCAGGCAAAAAGAAAGGCCGTCGCTGCCTGACCAAACGAGGCGACTCAGAGGCACGTCGATTGCTGCACAACGCTGCAATGGCGGCGAGCCGGACCTCGGCGTGGAAAGGGTTTTATGAGGCTTTAAGAGAGCGCGGATTGAGCACTACCCAAGCACTGGTCGCACTAGCCCGCAAGCTTGC from Pseudomonas sp. P8_229 encodes:
- the cyoA gene encoding ubiquinol oxidase subunit II — translated: MSKNRYPRLLGLVPLLGTLLLGGCNMTLLNPTGQVGLEQRNLIITATLLMLLVVVPVIVMTFLFAWKYRASNKDAVYTPKWSHSTKIEVAVWTIPVLIIIALGYITYISTHKLDPYRPIESDVKPVTIEVVALDWKWLFIYPEQGIATVNKIVFPAHTPINFKITSDAVMNSFFIPGLGGQIYAMAGMQTKLHLIADRNAEMDGISANYSGAGFTGMKFKAIATSQEDFDAWVSEVKKSPKQLDQAEYAALAKPSQNNPVELYSSVTPNQFQIIVDKYEGMKPGKPLKHEKKEKEVAATEVDSSSHSAAGAEE
- the cyoB gene encoding cytochrome o ubiquinol oxidase subunit I, producing the protein MFGKLSWEAIPFHEPIVMITISMIALGGLALFAAITYFKKWTYLWTEWLTSVDHKKIGVMYIIVAMVMLLRGFADAIMMRTQLAMATEGSPGYLPPEHYDQIFTAHGVIMIIFMAMPFFTGLMNLAVPLQIGARDVAFPFLNSLSFWLLVSGVVLINLSLGVGEFAKTGWVAYPPLSGLQYSPGVGMDYYIWALQLSGLGTTLTGVNFLATVLKMRTPGMKLMDMPIFTWTCTWANVLIVASFPILTATLALLTLDRYMDFHIFTNELGGNPMMYVNLFWAWGHPEVYILILPAFGIFSEVISAFTGKKLFGHHSMIYASGAISVLGFMVWLHHFFTMGSGASVNAFFGLATMLISIPTGVKLFNWLFTIYQGRLRFTSQVLWTLGFMVTFAIGGMTGVLLAIPGADFVLHNSLFVIAHFHNVIIGGAVFGYIAGFGFYFPKAFGFKLHEGWGKAAFWFWISGFFVAFMPLYALGFMGMTRRLNATTNPEWVPYLYVAMFGAVMIAAGIACQLIQLYVSVRDRKKPENVCDHGDPWNAHTLEWSTSSPPPFYNFAVLPKADCIDPFTEAKENGTAYQTPAKYEPIHMPNNTATGVVMGALLTVFGFAMIWHIWWLAIASLAGTVIYFVIHAARDDQGYMVPVETIERIEAEQHKRLVAAGKIPADATRVTSLEQA
- a CDS encoding IS110 family transposase, with product MAMPVVTTQSIIGVDVAKDELVIYHAESDQLETISNTKAAIKKWLKTAAKPVAIAIEATNIYHQEFADLAYADGCVIYMVGGYELSHYRKGVNVRAKTDALDARLLARYLTNEGDHLRPWTPPSPLYCRLISLFRRRAALVQARVSLKQSWENEPLLKTAFKNQINAMQRLEILLEKTILAQIDEAGLGAQLKRCMKVEGIGTLTGARLLASFQRGDFRNADAFIAFLGLDLRISDSGKKKGRRCLTKRGDSEARRLLHNAAMAASRTSAWKGFYEALRERGLSTTQALVALARKLARVVFALLKNQSEYSPKAV
- a CDS encoding disulfide bond formation protein B, coding for MSEETIRLGRERRFLVLLGIICLALIGGALYMQIVLGEAPCPLCILQRYALLLIALFAFIGAAMRTRRSITVFEVLVVICAIAGAGVAGHHVYTQFYPAVSCGIDVLQPIVDGLPLAKIFPLGFQVDGFCSTPYPPILGLSLAQWALVAFVLVVILVPLLTSRNRKALR